The genome window acataaaaaaaaatgtgttCGATATGATTATACTCggtttctttataaattttttcatatatttattggATCATATAGTGTCAGATATTAATATCTTCATAAATTTCTGAAAATTCCAATCCAACCATCAAAATTCAACGAAtgtaacaaaaacaaaaaggaacCAAATTGgactaaaattaaacttagataATTAATATTCGAGAAATCAAACCTCAATCTCATTGCATTCTTTTCTGCTTCCGCCGATGCCGCAATCGATGCCATGGCCTGCAACgtaaaaaagaacaagaaaaagaatcCCGTAAGCAAAAGAAAacgaaaaggaaaaaaagaagcgTAAGCTAAAGATCGAAAGAGACCGATTGGGCACGAGAAGAATCGAGCTGGCGATCTTCGACACGATCGGTGAGTTTATCGAAGGCTTTACTCTGTTGCTGTAAATCCTTAGAGTCAACGACTACGTCAACGCCTCCATCTCCGGCTTCCATTGTCGGCTATTGGTTAAGCTTCAGATGGTAAAAAGCCCTAACGTTGTTCGTTGAATCCACCTGAGTTTTCAGTTGAAGAAACAGTGATAAAGAGAGCGATTATCAAATCCTTCAAAATTGGAAACTTATGTCGAGGGTTTTTCAAGGCCCGtcttataatttcaaatttcattttcgGCCCATTTTCGAAATTCAGGTCGGTATATTGGTTTTATCTAaactaaattgtttttttaataatctccTTATCGCTTTGTCTCTTTTTGACTCCATATCTAGAATTACCTATAATTAAGTGTGTTCAAACGGTCagttaaccgaaccgaattaTTATTAACTGAACTTTCcgaaatgtaaaaatttttaaccgttaatcgaattgaattttttaaaatacattaatcgaaccgaaatatttcggttaattcaatcgattaaccaaattaaacgaattttatatttttttattttttggttaaaataattataaaacagataaaaataatagttcAGAAAATACATTgctaattcaattaattacctGATTTAGAACCAAATTAACTGATAAtcgaaatttaaataaatcatttcattaaCCGGCCTCCGAttgattaacaaaattaaattgattcgGTCAGTTAATTCAGTTTTATCTAAACTATGAACACCCCTACCCATATCCTCTCCCCAACCCATGAATACgaggaggataatgcacttcaatgAACTCAAACTCACGTTCTCttatattgacaacaatgccTATACCGTTCAAGCTAATACTCATTTGGCTaaaactttttctttctaaatatttaataattgtttttcCATAAGATTTACGGTATTTGATAATCACATTAAACTccgactaaatttaaaattaaattaaattagactTGTAATTGTAATTAGTGTAAAACTCTTCTTACATTATTTTTCAACTCATAAAATTccaacttgaaattttatttatgaaagattgaatttttatcacttaatacaataataattaataaaataaaaagtgaaattcAAATTATGAAATGCAATATTGAGATGTCATTTTCCACCAAAAATGACATAATGGCAATCAACTAGTCGTATGTTATTTTCTATAGCAACCTAAGTATgttgttttcattcattcattttatgTTGCAATTGGATGTAACACAACATTCTTTCTAACCATTTCATAATGTGTAACTtgtgaattttgtttttttatttaaaattttgacaaaatttattaatttgacaTATTGATTAAGTTGCTCTCATGTGACGTGATATATGATTAACGTGAAataaaatagtcacttaatTGATACTTTGACCCATATATACgggactaatttactcattttttaataaaaataaaatattatttaacttttactACAATGGCctttataatacttttactcAATATGTTTATGTCTCTATTAAGGCAACTTAGGGGTAATGCCTTTGTCGAACTTCTATGTTAACAGTGCCTTTTTTACAAGTCGATTATATGAAAGAGTCTATATAGTTCAacctagaggtgctcatgggccgggcggcccggcccggcccgacggcccgcccgaaatatgggagggtttgggtaaaaatatgggcttgagcaaaaaaacgaggcccgattaaaaaacgggccgggcctcgggcacgacttttttggcccgggcccggcccgaatataataaatatttttattattttttatttttttaattttaaaatacttttattaaatttttttaattttaaaatttttttaaaatactttttaaattttttttaattttaaaatatttttaaaatactttttttaatttttattttagtttttaaaataaatttttggtaattattttaaaaacgggccgggccaggcccagGCTTATGaaatttttcccgggccgggcctgggcaaaattctaggcccatatttcgggccggacCCGGGCCTATGACCCGGGTcgaaattttttctgggcccggcccggcccatgagcacctctaaacTTCAACCTTATGGTTTTGTTGATAAGGAAAGGTCACATCATATTTGTAAATACACAactatttatgggttgaaacCAGCTTCAATGGTTTGATACCAAGAATTGAACAGTTTTTCGTACCAACACAATCTCATTGGTACCTTAAAGGAATAATTCATCATGACATTACTATATTTAGCATTTAGTGATTCAGATTGGGCAGATGATATAACCTCAACTTCGACTCATACATCTACTATATCTAGGTAGTAATCTCATATCTTGGAAATCATCAAAGTAAAAGATTGTTGCTCAATCGTCCACTGAACCAAAATATCAAGCACTTACCAATGCCACTGCAAAACTCATCTGGATAATTCTTTTTCGTTATTAAATTAGttcccccccaaaaaaattcattttacactattttaaattggttattGTTTAAGGACCCATAAAGGAAATATCCCTAAAAATTTTTTGCTTTCTTTCTATTGAAAATTCTAGCCTTTAGCGTAGCTTTGTTGGCTTCACTGTAACTGCAGTTGCAGCCTTGCATGGttccaatttttaatgttcatCGACTTCACGAAAACTAAAACCAAGGTCATTCATTGAAATCAACAATGTATAGGCTTTTCGTTGCCGGCTGTTTCAAGGACTTTTCCTTTTGTCTTTTGTTcttctctactttttttttttattttttttacagtGAATTGCATTGAAAATTGTGGAGGAAGGGTTGAAGTAGGTGATTTACTTTTACTGTGACTTGGATTTAACCATTATTGAAGCTCGAAAGCTGCTTCATATTCCCCAGCGCCATAAAATCATGACCGACAAAAAATTTGTAAGTTTGTGCTAGTTCCACTGATTTATGGTTCTAACtccaaaataactcaaaatttcccaaaaGTTATCTCCATAATTTTTTAcccaattttatgttttttatttcgttttttaAGAGATGAAATGCAGTCGTTTCATGCTAcctgatttaatttttttcaaaatttaatataaattcgtggaaatatatatacacgtacTGTTACGGTCAACATTCCATTTGATatttaatagataaataatcaaaataagaaaagtttaattttagagtaatcaaaataaaaatacaataaatttagAGTCACCATTGAAGTAATTtaccttaatttatttttgtttgaattgtaTTTCTCCTCCACTCGAACACCAATTATTCAGTGTGATAATATCAGTGCCACATGCCTCAATGCTAATCTTGTTTTCCATTCTCCTATGAAGCACTAACTTTTGACTAACACTTTGGAAGGTAACATGTTCAATTATGCCTAATATGGATAATGTTCAATCAAGCCTACCCATTGTTGGAGAATGTAATATTCGCCATAATAGTGTTCAGCTGGGCTGCGAGTGCGAAGGGGTTAGGATTTCTTGTAAGGAATTAATGCACAATTACACAATTTAGCGTCTAGAAAAGAGAGTAAGGATCAGCTTAGAattgtttttaagaaatattttcaGGATAAAAAGCATTATTAAATAGTATAGTTTTgagcttttcaaaagcatttttgaaaagaaaaaaaatactttgtAAACCACTTTTTTAGCCAAgaataaaaacagaaaattttagcctcaaaaatattttttagcttaaaaatacttttgagaagtAATGCTAAGTAAGGATTAAGCAAACAACGCTTAAGATTGCAAAATGAGTGTTGAACATTTTGATTTTATGGTTGTGTGGCAAACGAATCATGTTGGGTGTTTTGCTTGGCGATGGAAATGTGAGATGTTATGCTGCTTGGACTTGGGAGGTAGGAAGCCCTTTGGTTTCTACTACTTCCCAATTGGCTTTCCTTTCCTGCTTGccttaaagattttttttcggCGTAAGACTAGAGCGACATGGAGATGGAAgcattcttttgtttttcaacgATGAAGCAagactaagggtgagtttggatgggcagtgTGTTTAcctacggttagtgtaaaaacagcggtggctgtgagattagatattgtagcgatattgtagcgtgagacaaaaaggaagctaaacgcaccgcaccgcatcCAATTGcctatccaaacccaccctaagccTATGAgcttattattttatatcagAACAAGTAAATAGAATCCTCTTTTACGTCCCCAAGTGGAGAAATTATTGAGgcaataaaatatatgatggaaaaaaaaagaaatttgtagCAATTGGGTTGGAAGATACGAAAGATAAACTTGGACCTTTCTTTCGTGGATGATTCGTTTTTATTTGTTAGGATCCAATTGGTGTTTTTCAGAGTAGGCATTAATTGTATTTAGgtgttcttcattttattttagacGAATTTTTGTTCTCCCTCCTAAGTATTTCATGATTGACAtggcaaaatatatatattccaatgaaaattagggttttcttttagtttataattgattctaatattttgcaaacaatttttttaaaattcttttgtttctttcttttaagtTGGGGACATGAATCTATCACCAATTAACCTCTCTCATCActccaaaataattttcaaaaatgaaaataaaagaaggatATAGC of Gossypium raimondii isolate GPD5lz chromosome 3, ASM2569854v1, whole genome shotgun sequence contains these proteins:
- the LOC105796909 gene encoding uncharacterized protein LOC105796909, which produces MEAGDGGVDVVVDSKDLQQQSKAFDKLTDRVEDRQLDSSRAQSAMASIAASAEAEKNAMRLRERELAAVKINAADVDIIANELELDKKVAERTLREHKGDAVAAIRSLLH